The DNA sequence ATACATAGAATTCTACAGAAGACATTCATTTAAAAAGAACAATGTGCACAGCCTCCCCAGTAGCAATCCTTCTTTTCATGTGTACCcttggttttttctttcttgtttgctAGAAGAGCCTTGGCAGACAATTGAggcatttttcttttcttttgggcatTGCTTCCAAttggcaaacaaaaaaaaatcttttgggcaaggagaagaagaaagaaacgggaaaagagaagaagaaagaaaagggaaagggaaAGGGAAGAAAGAAAGACACGCTTTTTAAAAGAAACGATAGTAGCGATGGTTAAGTTCAGCTGACATGTTAAGCTGACGTTAGCTTTCGCTAACGGCGCTAGGGTCGATGGCCAAATTGGAAGCAATTTAAAAAggttagtgaccaaaatagaatttttttttgtttagtgaccaaaataggaactggtggatagtttagtgactaatcttgtaatttaccctaataataataagtataatTCTCCAAAGagtctttttactttttcaaatttatactTCTAGTCTCTcactttaaattgtaactttttagtccctctactaaccatatgaaaattgtaaatgatcaaaatattataatttaggGTCTGTTTGGATAGGTCAAAATTATAGCATAATCcgtaaaatatattataatttaacattttctaaTAATTATGCCATATTGACTGTTTGGGGACTATTtcagagtataaaattatggcataatatatgtattatgtcataaaaaaatattccactaaaattggaatattttttcattgtaaatAGTCTCtcgctctttttttttttatcaacaacTAGTTACCGGTCCATTGATGGTATGGCCGGACTTTGGCAATCGAACCGGTCCGGCCGGCTTCCGGCGACAGGCCACCAGTCCATCAGCGGTCCATCGATGGTCTAGCCGGCCCCTGGTGACTGGCCACCGGTCCATCGGCGGTCCAGTTGATAAATATACCAAATTAGAAAAATAGAGGATTGTTCagaaattatatcaaataataataataataataataaatgaaatataaggCGGAGGTGGGTGGAGCGGTGAATGATGAATCCATTCGTtgataaactataattttaattacatgtAGTTTTACATCCggtcaaacaaacacaccctgaGTTTGGTCGGACACTCTCTCTCAATGTTCGTTTTGTTATTCTCAACCGCGTTTCCTCGCGCGTCGGCCCggctttgtttttcttctttctagtttctttccttttcttgacTTCCATGGAGTCTCTCCCTCTCCTCATCGGAGTGGGAGCCCAGAGGAGAGCATCACTAGGGATCTCTACTTACAACTACAACCAATCTCTCCAAGGCACAAGAACCACCAGCAATCCCAACGATGAGGCTTCCTCGTGGTTGTCGTTTCGATCCCAACGAGTTCGAGCTCATTCAGTACCTCTCCGACAAGGTCAACGGATGCCCGGATCCTGGCCAGGGTTTGATCAAAGACGACATTGATGCTTATGCCTCCAGCCCTGATCTTTTGTCTGGTGCGTGCATTCCATTTgattcccctttttttttttttctcaaatctgATCCAATTTGAGcaacatttttatcttttcctttAGTTTTTTTGTTGGGAATCAAATAATCAATGGAAATAGTGAACTCCAATTTAAGCTTGCGTTAAATTTGTATGTTGGAATGATGCTTTGGTCCAATTTTGCTATGCCTtctttgtaaatcttttatctTTGTGCTGAGATATAAAAACCATTAAATCTTAGTGCTTTACTTGCTATCTTTGCATATGGGATTTTGTGTTTTGCTTTTTTATAGCTTTTAAGGTCTTGATCTGAAGTTTATCATTTAATCTttgttattatgtatttttgatgagttGTACTTGAACATTAATTCTGAGTGCTATGGGCTTGTTTGGAGCTGGTGAGTTGCTTGTGCTTTTGGTTTTCGGCATCCTTTTTATGTTTATACTGGGGTTTGCAGAACAAGTGTTCTTTACTATGGCATGATTATTAGGTAAACCAATTTTTATTTCAGTATGGCACTTAGTAACAGGGAAGTCAAAcagaaaaagaacaatttttAATCATTGCAGCTCTCTTCTTGGCCTAGGGCAAGTTCATCGTTACCTATCAAACTGCatgtttgacaagggaaccatGACTAGGAAAATTCAAACTCTAATATTTGGAATGGTTGGGTGGAAGAGACTATCTCATTGCCTGAatactcactctctctctctctatatatatatatatatatacatatgtatatattatgtttatagCCTTTTGACAAAGGTTTAACCACGGGTTGTCACCTACCTAACATGGTGATCCTCCTCTTTTCTCATCTGGTCTTGTCTTTGGCCATGACAAAGCTAAAAAGTGTTGAGGGAAAGGTAGACCTAAGCTAAAACTTTACACAGTGATATGTAGAGCTTGGTTTATCTAATCTTTTGGCCCTTGATAAAGCAACTTGGAAGAAAATGACTCTTGCAGCCGACCCCTGGCAGTTGGGACTAACAATTTCTGTTTGTTGCGTATGTATATGTACGTATCAATTTAAAACCCAGAATCCTGAACTCCATGAGATGAAGTGGAAGAACTATTTCGATTTAAAATAGGCAAAATTTCTCTGGAACACTATGCTGATATGAATGGTTAATAGCTAGGATCCCATTTATATATGTCATGTTTTGCAGATAATGTTTTTGTGCTAACTTATTCCCTTACATTTGATGATAACTAATTTGCACCCTGTTTGACAGCTAATTTTTGCCCAGATGATGGGGATGGGAGGTTATTTTGTTTCACCCCTATCAAATTTAGAAAGGGGCTTCGTTGCAGGGATCGCAGCACCCCAGATGGTCACTGGAAAGCTACAGATGCCAGGCGTAGGATCGATGATAAAGTGGGAAATCCGGTTGGATGCGTGCAAACATTAAGTTATTACCTTCGGGAAAAGGGGGGTTGTGAGGTCTAAATGGATCATGAAGGAATACACCCTTCCTAATTGCCAAAATGTAAGGAAATAAGGAAAACATAGTATATTCATTCTCTTGGTTTTTTTCCCCTAACATTTGGTCTCTCTCTTAGGTGGGTCTCTGTGTGATATATTCTTCACTGAACAGATATAAGAAGTCAAACAAAGAGAGGGACAGTTGCCTGAAGCCTATCCAGAACCAAAGCTCTTTATCTTATAATGCTTCCAGCAAAGATGATGTTTCCAACTTTAGGTCATCCCAGGGATCGCCATCTACCCATGGAGTAAGTATCAGCTATTCAAGTGCTGTTGGTGCATGCTCAGGATCAGTAAATATTGATGGTACGGGTGGAGCAGGCCTTATAGACGACCATTTATTTCTTGACCCGTCCTGGGAAGAATTCATCTCATTTAGTGGTCACAACGTACTTTCGGCAGCAAAACTTCCTTGTTTACCAGATAATGGATGGCCTGATGGAGGTGACACTGATATCTTCAAACTTGAGGATGTTGCAGGTCCAAATAATTGGCCTGACCTCTTGCTGGAGGAAGTTGACTCACCAAAGTTAGACCTGGAGCTCTGCAATAGTGATATTTATGGAACCAAACCTGATTCAAAAATGTAGCAAGATGCCATATTTGCAATGCCAACTTGCTCTCTTCTATTGCTATCTAGTAGGTAATTATTTGATGTTGTttcatggagatcttgtttattaatttttcttatttatttcagGCAAAAATTTCTTTAGAAGAGCCTGCACTCTATAGCCTTTTATATAAATCTGACAAACTTTGGCAATTTCCTGCTGATTGCAACTCTGTATTTTGTTGGGTCCTTGTACTGCCATAATGCAAGCCTACTTTGCCAAGATGTGACTGATAGTGGAAAACTTAAGAGTTAGATTTGGACTTTATTTCATATGTTAACTAATATTAAACAGGAAAATACTTTTGTGTTTGTCAAAGAAGAGTTCTAGACTTGGAACAACACTGAAGGGAGGAGCTAGCGGCTAGCGTGGTTATCTACCCGATGCCTCAGgaatcaaaattatattatatgcaGGTTGTGCTCCTCTCTTCATCGAGAGGTTGTTTCTCATTGGGTTCATGCAAGGAAATGCTTGAAGCAATACCACAAAATAGGATGTTTCGTGAAAATGATGCAAGGTAATGTTCAATTTACTAATATATCTTTTATCACATATTGGATAACTGGTAGGATGCATCATCCTTTGCTAGTGCTGATCTTGAACATTCTTCagtcctttttacttttttaggTGTATAATTAAGCACAagttataatgtttaatttgtagCATGTGGTACGTCCTAAGCAAATCATGATAGGAATTCATTCTATCTTTGCCAATCTGGTTAGAAACTTTAACGAGTGTCGTGTTGGGTATAATTGTAGTAAAACAATTATTTCTAATCATTTGAAACAGCATACATGTCATGTGTCAATCTATTTTCAAAGAGCTTTCTCTTTGTCAAATTATGTATCCTCtagtaatgaaaaaaaattgaactggCATGCTAAAACATTTGACTAATGATAGGAAATCCTTGTGTGGTAGAGTTTGTAATGttatacaaattttttattattaagaaaTATAGATAAACCATATTAATTTAAGATAATAGAAACCACAAGTATGTGGTTATGTACAGTGTTATGAAAATTTCTACTAGCACTGGAATATATATGGCTGAGTTCACAGACGTTTTGCATAACTGCATCAAACTAACAATTCCCCTCTTAAGCAAattgcttttcatttttattttattttattttatttttgagtcttcttcaactttcttaAAAGCTGGATTTCATATGGTGTGTCATGGAAAAACCATGCTAATGCATTATGCTAAATTTAAAGTTTGAGTCTTCGAGCTGTTTGAGCTATACATCATGTTTTACAAGTTTTTGGTATTGTTGGTGaatgatttttgaaaaagtaaGAGAAGGTTGAAAAGTTGCATGGCTGTAGTTTATCTTGTTGGTGCCCAACTTTAATAGGGGAAGAAAGATTTCCATTGATTATTTACTGAAAAGATATTCATGTGATTTTATCTGATAGATTAAAGCTCCATGCGACTTCTTTCTTACGGTTTTCCCTTTGCACAGAGAAGGTATGATTGAATAAAGGACGGCACAGCACATGCCTCAAAACCTCAGGCAAGCCATTTTTATTTACTTCAGATTGATCTGTTAATAATTTTGACTccataatttcttaatttttaacaCATTCTTGTGTTTTCAGATTGCTTTGTTTAGGGCTTTTAGAATTGATCCTTGAATATCCTGTTGAATATCCTACTGAAAAACTCCAATGAAGATTCATGTCTGTATGGAAACAAGGATgcaaattatgtatttttgtttttatagtgCAATATAGAGCCAACCCATGCTTAAGCTTGGTTTTAGATTAATTTGCACATGTGAAATCTACCTGGAGCTTACCAGACTTGAGTAGCTCATGAATTTGTTATATTATAAGCAACCTCaactaaaaacacaaaaatttttgCACTTTGCATAAATTCTAATTGAAGTACAAAATTTTGATAGtttcaattcatttttaaagATAGAAATTGTATATTCATCATGAATTGAATGATAGAggacaatataaaaaatttgcttacatgtaaaattataatgaaatttGAAAACCAAATAACTATATCCATTGATGTAGTGAGTTAGTATTATGTTCCCATAGACTATAAATTAGTTTAGCTGTAGAGATTGGTTGAAAATGATTGACATTAGGCTATGGACCACATGCTTTGCAGAGATCCACTATATGTAACCTTGTGTTTCTTTGGAGGCACTATAAACACCAGTTTTTATAAAGATCAACTTGAACTTCTGTTTTTCATTCTATCAAGTGTATGAGAGTCTATTTGCTTGCCCAATTAATTCTCAATGTTAATCCAATTTGTAGAGATCACTTCtcttagatttattatttcACATGTCCCAATAAGTTTATTAGTTGTTGCCATAAAGGGTGTTAATTAAATTGTAATTAAGGTCATCTTTGATGGTCATCATTAACATCTCATAGTCAGCAGAATGTTGAGCCAAGTAATTGATTTTGGAGGCACTATAGGCCAATCCTCATTTATATATTCTTAGCTCAACATTAGATTTTAGCTTTAGTCATAAACAAAGTCAGGGTCCTTAGTCTTTGATGCATCTAATGACTATTATTATAAACATAAAAGTATTATCTGGTAAATCTCTTTACCAGTTATAATGACCATGAATAGAGATAAATGCTctactaataaaaattagattaataTCAATAGAAGCAACATTAGGGTGAGTTCTTTTAATCTGAATGAAAACTTAcagattgattaaaaaaaaaactatgacaaATGAACTTATTAAATTTGCCTTTCCAAATGaacaacaataatttaaatttaaccaGAACATGAGAGATTAAAAACATATCAGTGATTGATGGAATTGACTTCacaaatgaaatataataattagattTTTATGAAAACAGAGCTAACTTGACCAGGATCATTTAGGCCATTACTGTATATTAATGATAAGATCAGCTCCAACTAACCTCCACCACTTTGTTTGATTGAAGTACTAGCATTAAGAGCCACAAATCTTGAAGAAAAGCCTCGGGATAagttctcttcatcttcatccttcCCTCCATCATCAAAGTTCTGAGCATAACTCAAAGGGTCATACTTAAAGCTCCCACGTTTAACTGGAACTCTACTATGTCTTCTTCTCACATGCCTTCTTAGTTTCCTCCATGGAAACACATGCTTGAGCTTTCCCCAACATGACAGCAAACCATGTTGCTCTTGTTGtagttgatgatgaagatgatgttcatcatcatcatcttcttcttcatagaAAGGTGGAAATCTTTCCATGGTGAGAAGAAGAAATGGCCTTAGAGAGACTTACAAAAGCTAAGAACTCTGTTTTGGTGTTTTTAAGATGAAGGGAAAGAGAATAGAAAGAACATGATTGGAGTGAGAGAAGTAAGACAAGATAGTATTTGGTGTAGGACAGACATGAGAATGACACCATTGAAGATGCTTGGAAGAATGAAATGATGGATGATAATGAATAAGGGaccatatttatatttagtctATGTTTTTATATTCCAGTTTTTGAAGAGAATATTATCTTTTGTGCTTTTTTGGTGGACCATGAGTCACATATGTAATGTTTGTATGTATGCTATATGGAACTCATTCATGTGGTTTATTATTAGCAACATCCTATCCTGTGTATGTGTGGTGTTACTGATCTTGCTGCAGATGCCCTGGCgtgaaagaaacaaaaactagaGAAATTGACCTTGATTTTCAAACAAGAGTAACACATATTTGACTAGCTTCTaactcttatcttttatttttatttttatttttttggagttGCTATATACAGATGATTTTTTATGACAATTGTTTTCATAGGAATTTCGATTGTGTTTTTTCATCTATTTTGGTGTGTTTTGACtcttaaatacttttattagtttagactATTTTGTgtgttattttctattttatgatttttttttcttatttttataatttgttttaatgaattctaatgtctatttattttattttatttttaatgtatttttgatgaatgcgACAAATGTGTATATAATTAAGGGTGTCCGCACAAGTGGTAATAATGGTACACCCCAGATTTTTATATGGCCGACGTGAGTTTGGGCTGCTAATCCACATCGATTGTTAAGGACCCGTTGCTATCACTGTGTTGCATTTAACATAAACCTTGGCAATGGAGGTCTTGCAAATCAAATTTTTGGCAGCGGGCTAATTGCTCTAGACCAAAGGCGGTTTGGcctctatttattttattagtgtgtgtatatatatatgtatatgtggcggtgtagagttttgattaaaaagactTGGTTAGCTCAAGTTCACCTGTCAAATCATCAATTTACTGGCTATTGGTGAAAAGAATATTATCATTGATTTCTTGATGGGGATGAGCAttgtatggatatatatatatgacgtttatatttaattttttaaaatttgtcaaaacttttaaaattcatgtAATTACTGAAAGGCTGTCTATATTTatctaaaatgaaaataataataataataataataataataataataatatttgcaaTTGCTGGATTcagttgatttttttcaatcaaaaatatattatataaaccaCAACTGTAGTTAGCCTTGGGTTTGCGGCTTAAATCATGAATTACTTCACGAAAAAAAACCTtataatcttaaatttttttatttaaatctataAATGCaacaagaatataaataaatatatttacaaatcaaaataagaaaatcatggAAAAAAATGTAAGCATATAACAcatttatattctttaaaaaaaattgaatttattttattcattatatccAGGTACGGAACAAAAAGGGGGCTAGCAGGGACTTCAACCCCCTTTCAGCACCGGCGCACAGAACTAGCCCCCCTCGACCCGGCCAGCAGCCCCTTCTCCGCAGCTCCGCTCCTCGGCTCGAGTGTCGagtgatttgatattttgattccTCCTCCTCAAGCTCTCATCTCTTGGGTCTTGGGAGTTTGGCCAACCATGAAGTTATGAACGGATGCCAGTCATGAAGTCTTGAGGTTGAAGTTGCTGGCCTGATAGGACTTGTGGGAGGAGAAAAGCAATTTGACTTATTGACTCAAAAGATTGGGCAGTTGGGCTTATTGACTCCAACTAACTTATTGACTCAAAGCTATAGGTTGTGACTTGTGACTTGTGACTAGTGGGTTGTGGCTTACGGGCCAGCCCAGTAGCCTGTGTTCTTTGGGTTTGGGCCAAGTTACATGTAATCATGcaaacatatttacatatttgaaCTTTGAAGAGTTACTTGGTAAGTTGGTTGGAGActtgaagtcttggagtgactAGTGAgtatattagattatttattGGTATAATTATTGGATCATCCGATCATGTATTACTTCTTattgagaatgagaatgaatgTATAAAATTTGTGGGTGAAATAAATAGAACATGAATgatcaacttcatttttataaatatgctctacaatgtgtttgattaaatgctttaatgagttaaaatgttgaaaaatatcaaatatcaaatattaatatgtatcattATGTATAAATGTATAAGTGTATAACtaaataatgtttagtgttAAATCTATATAGCAAAAATGCATAACAAAATAGGTTTCAATAAGACTAGCTATACCAAAGGTTTCTATATTCATACTTCATAGAATCATAAATATTCATTAACACATAATAAATTGGATTCAATATGACTATACGTCTATACCAAAGGATACAATGACATAACAAAATTGGTTTCATAAGACAAATTCAATCATTTAGATGCATGAATGTTATCACTACCATGTTCAAGCAATTTTGTGTGTTTGATTCTTCTAATGATCTTGGTAGTTTGTAGTGTAAATGTGTAATGTTAGCacctttaatattttgtttgttattttttatagtctataattaaagatttttttttacttatttatttatagatcaTGGACAAATTTTTGATCAAACGACCAAGGAGTGTAGAGTCATCAAATACTCTTAAAGTACCATTGGACTCTAAATCAAGCGAGAAGaacattaatacaaattttaatgaCAACGACATTGTTAGTGATCCCGGATTACGAAAACCAATTGAAGACTTTGATATTGGGAGAGTGCAATTTCAAGGATTCCAAAGTCAAAGACAATGTGTGTCACACCAGTTGGTTGCATATTCACATGAGATGGAAGTTGCATATCGTATTCGCTTTGATGTGCGATTTTTAGATGTGACTCGTTTTCTATTGAAGCAAGGTTTACCTTTCCTTGAAAAATGATGAGTCTTCAAACTCACTAAACAAAGGCAATTTTTCTTGAGTTGCTTGATTGGTATAGCTTCTACGAAATGAAGAGGTTTGGAAGATAGTCAATCAAAAATGCCCTTGGAAACAATCAATCGACTTcccaaaaaatttcaaaaggagTTGGCAAATGCTTGTGCAACGGAGATTAcatgtgttattgttgataatattggggataattatttttctcttatgatTGATGAAGCCCGAGATGCTTTcaagaaaagcaacaaaatGGGAGTTGTTTTCTGCGATATGTAAAATAAGAAATGGACATGTGATAGAGCGATTCCTTGCATTGGTTCATGTGCCCCGATACCTCTGCAATTTCTTTAAAGAATGTcattgattgtttatttgcTAAACACAAGTTGTCTCTTTTCGAGGTTAAGAGGGCAAGGATATGATGTGGCTTTCAAATATGCGAGGtgaattcaatggtttgaaaGCACTTATTTTAGAAGAAAATCCATATGCAAGATATGTACATTGTTTTGTTCACCAACTACAATTAGTGGTTGTTGCCGTCTGCAAAGAGAATCGAATTATGAGTGATTTTTTCCACTATGTTAATATGATTGTTAATACCACCGGAGCATCATGCAAAAGGAGAGATCAACTTCGGCAACATCATCATGATAGATTGGTTGAAGCAATTGGAGAAAGTAGAGATAGTCAGTGGTAAAGGAAAAATTCAAGAATCCAGTTTAGCACGACTAGGGGATACTCGTTGGGGATCGTATTACACTACAATTCTTTCGACTAATTTCTATGTGGACCCTCAATTTTTAGAGGTACTCCAAAATGTGCATGATGATGGAGCTTCTAGTAATAATAGAGGTATAGTGGGAAGTTTGATTGACAAAAATGGAGAATTACcagtttgtatttgtgatgtaCTTGATAAGGCGTTTATTGGGGATGACAAATGAGTTGTCACTTGCCTTACATCAAAAGAACCAAAATATTGTTCAAGCCATGCGATTGATTGAAGTGGTGAAAGCTCATCTTCAACATTTTAGGGAGGCAGGGATGAGAGGAGTTTTTTGGGAGAAGCTACTCTTTTTGTAAGGGGAACTCAATTGATGTGCTTTAATATGGAGGATAATATGCTAATTCGTGGTCGTTCTAGGCGGGAAAGACAATTCATTACTCATTTTCACCATTATCGTGTAGAGATTTTTTGTGaggtaattattttttgtatttattatagttttataaatctcattaatttattctttttattaatattttctctctattttatcattatttcaatgttaggttattgatttgatttctcaAGAAATGCTCAACCGCTTTCCTGAAGCTAGCACGGAGTTACTTCTTTTGGTATCATGCCTTGATCCTAGAGACTCATTTTCTAAATTCAACATCCATAAGCTACTTTGTCTTGCAAAGATGTATCCTGAAGACTTCTCGGTGACTGAACATATAATGCTTGAGGATCAACTTGCTACTTTCATTTATGATGTGCgacatgatgatgattttgcaAATGTCGGGGACTTGGGAGATTTTGCTATGAAGATGGTTGATACTGGAAAATGTACTATTTTTCCACTTGTTTATCGCCTTATTGAGTTGGCATTGGTTTGCGCTACGTGACACTCATTTGCTGAGAGGCATTTTCGGTGATGAATATTGTAAAACCGACTCAGCAACAAAATGGGAGGACAGTGGATGAACGATAGCATGATTGTCTATATTGAGAAAGAGGTTTTTGCCACTATTGACAATGAGGCGATTCTACAATGTCAAAAATGCAAACTTGTCGTATTGAGTCTACCTTCTTTTGAGTAGCGACGTCGCACGAGATAGCAGTTCTAGCTCAAGCGTGGATAGATAAACGCTTTATGttttttgtgattgttttaattaaatgtcacaatatcACACTATTTTGTATCGAATACAATTGTTATGTTgactgaaatatttttttgacattttgccCTCAGCCCTCTCCCATCAATAAGTCCTGGTTCTGTCCCTAATTATatctaaacaaaatttaacattaGCAAAGATGgcaagaaattaaagaaaatttattattataaaaaattattatttatataattgataatatatttttctgtGCGCATATGGTAGTGcatgcaaataattttttatcttattttatatttaaattttacaaagcaATATATCTCAACCGTAAAAGAAAGTTAAtccatgggaaaaaaaatttatcgtTGATATATGCAAACAAATGGAATCTAAAAGTTGTGCATTGAGTTTGATTTGATTGAGAAGTACAAAGGTAACAGATTAAATTTACAATTGCATAAAGTGAAAATTTCCAAATAGTTATGATTCTCATTATACCATATTAACCCAAATCCCACCGATGACCATTTGATCTATTCATATTAAATCTTTTTAGATTGAGTTTTTACCTAATATATTTGTATCTCTCTGAATACTACATAGGGCAAAAGctataaattagggttttgcgTAATTTATTCGTGTCTTACTAATTAAATAAGTTCAAGTCTCAGCTTGTATAGGTCGAAGATTACAAATTGAGTTTTTGCATAATGTATTCATATCCCGCTAAATAAATGGATTTGTTAAGGTTACAAATTGAGTTTTTGCGTAATGTATTCATATCCCCTTAAATACATAGGTTCGAGTCTCAGCTTGTATAAAGTAAAAGTTACAAATTAGGTTTTTACGTAATGTATTTCTATTCCATTAAATAGATGAGTTCGAGTCTCAACTTGCATAGGGTGAAAGCACTGTGGTAGAGCTTACGTTAGTACTTCATAGTGTCCGCCGCGATGAAACatgattcatttttatttattaaataaaataaataaataaataaataaaacaatttctAGGGGTATAAaggtaaattttcttttaaaaagcaAATTAGGCTGCGTGTGGAGTTGAAACATGGAGAGAGCTGCGCGCGCGTACCGCGCTGTGCTGAGGCTGGTGCGGCGGCTGCCGGCGGAGACGAGGCCATACTACTCCAAGTACGCGAGAGAGAACTTCGTCAACTACCGAGAAGTCGATGATTCCACCTCCCTTGATGAACTCTTCCGCCGCGCCTACACACACACCACCTGGGTCCTCAACAAGGTTactccttttcttctcttcatccttTAGTTTGTGAAGACAACAATGGTCCTGATAAGCTCTTCTATTCTTCATACTCTTCTTCAGTATTCTATTGATGAGAAGGTTGCTCATAGGTTGAAGGAGATTTGCAACAGTTGATGTGCTCTTCTTCATGCCTTGCAGGTGTTTGTTGTTATGCCTAAAACAATAACTACATGCCTTGCTGGTGTTTGTTGTTATGCCTGAATGAATGATTTGTTGTTGCCTTCAAGGagatttgaattatttatttatttatttgaatgatAGTTCAAATTATCTTTgaataataatgaaaacaaattagCATGAACTTGTTTATTCATTTCAATATTTAGTAGGTTAATTGCTATGGGATTATTGGTTTATGCAAGAATAACACactagaacaaaaaaaatttctcattttgCTTCTAATCAAGAAGATAGGATTATACAATGAATAATATGGAATTATAAGTTGCAAATGGTATGTAAAGATGGCTAATTGATAATAGTGAGAAATTTTGTTGGGAAAATTTCAAGGT is a window from the Dioscorea cayenensis subsp. rotundata cultivar TDr96_F1 chromosome 2, TDr96_F1_v2_PseudoChromosome.rev07_lg8_w22 25.fasta, whole genome shotgun sequence genome containing:
- the LOC120274655 gene encoding NAC domain-containing protein 96-like, which gives rise to MRLPRGCRFDPNEFELIQYLSDKVNGCPDPGQGLIKDDIDAYASSPDLLSANFCPDDGDGRLFCFTPIKFRKGLRCRDRSTPDGHWKATDARRRIDDKVGNPVGCVQTLSYYLREKGGCEV
- the LOC120280259 gene encoding LYR motif-containing protein At3g19508-like; the encoded protein is MERAARAYRAVLRLVRRLPAETRPYYSKYARENFVNYREVDDSTSLDELFRRAYTHTTWVLNKYSIDEKVAHRLKEICNS
- the LOC120269925 gene encoding uncharacterized protein LOC120269925, which produces MKEYTLPNCQNVGLCVIYSSLNRYKKSNKERDSCLKPIQNQSSLSYNASSKDDVSNFRSSQGSPSTHGVSISYSSAVGACSGSVNIDGTGGAGLIDDHLFLDPSWEEFISFSGHNVLSAAKLPCLPDNGWPDGGDTDIFKLEDVAGPNNWPDLLLEEVDSPKLDLELCNSDIYGTKPDSKM